ATACTTTCCTGCTTGGCGATCAGAGTTTAATCAAGTCTGCAGAGTCAGACAACTCCACACTGCCTCTGAATGCTTCTATCGTAGTTCTATTTGCTGATGCTGTGAAGGGATCTCTTCTCTCAACGAATCTAGAAGTACAGACAGGGACATTGGATTTAATCTTTCATTTCCTATCATCCGATGCAAATATTCATGTTCTACTTGAAACTTTGATAGATGAAAATGTTGCAGATTATGTATTCGAGGCGCTGAGGTTATCAGGTAGGAGAAATGCCCTTTTTTCCTTTCATCAACGTCTGcattattttttctttttttcctcaTGATTGTTAAATTAAGTTGAACTGTATACATTTTTTAGGAAATAATGATCCACTGGTTATTTCCTCTATTCAAGTACTATCACTGTTAGCCACTTCAGAGGAGCGATTCAAAGAAAAGCTTGCCATTGGATTTTCCACTCTGCTTCCTGTTCTTAACTATGTTGCAGAGATTCCTTTTCATCCAGTCCAGTCTCAAGTTTTACGACTTGTTTGGATTTGCATTGTTAATTGTTCTGGTATCCTGTCGTTGTCCCAAGAAGAACAGATAGCATGTACTATGACTGTAATATTGAGAAGAAATGACAATTGTGAACTTGGAATGTGTtctgaaacctttgttcttgtttGCTCAATATTAATAGAGATTCTGAGGTCACCATCTGCTCATGATATCCAGAGATTACCATCATTTATTGAAGAAGCATCAAAACATGCTATCTCTTCGACGTTACCTCATGGGGATAACTGTGCGTTCCTCGTACCACATTCCCTTCGTCTTCTGAAAGAAGCACTTGTATTCTGCCTCGAAGGGAATAAAGATAAGATTTCTGTCGAGAAAGATCTTGAGGATAGCATCATTGGAATTTGTGGAACATATTTATTGCATTGGCTTGAAAGTGCTGTTGTCGATGGTAGTGATGATGAAACATTGGGAGAAATCCTTCAGATTTTCCATATTATTTTATCAAGCACATCTCCCAGTAAGCAACTCAAGTTTGCTGAGATGCTTGCCTCatcatcatggtttatcttgtcATTTGGATTCATGGGCTTATTTCCTACTGATCCTGTCAAATCAGTAGTATATTTGGTCACTAGTTCGATTGTTGACAAAATTTTGGGCTCTAAATATGGGGAAACAATTAGAGATTCATACATATATCTGCCATCAGACCCTACAGAACTTATTTATGTACTTGGACAATGTAGCTCAGAAGACTTCAACTTGGCATCATGTCAATCCGCTATCCTAGTAATATTGTATGCCTGTTCATTCTACAATGAAAGGTAGTTATCTGTTGCATTTGATCCACATTTGAGAAGAAAAAAACTGTTATTCTAATGTGATGCTTGTTTAATTAATCaggttggttgctgacagccaacttcTTTCTTCGGTTGAGCAATACATCCTTCTCAATGGTGTGAAGTTCCACTATGAAATCACTGATTCTGTGATGCTTACTCTGCTGGTCCATCTTTATGCCTTCATCAGAGGCATTGCATTTAGCTGTAGTACTCCATATAGTCCAGAAGCTGAGAAAACTCTGTTCCGTGTAATGGCATACAAGGAGTGGGATTTGCTTTCTATCCGAGCCCATCCAATAGCACTAAAATGGCTCTTCCAGAAGGGAGAACTTATGAAACCACTATCTCTCCAGATGCTAGATTTCTGCAGAACTTTCTGTGAAGATAAAACTATTGTGCTTCCAAACAGCAGTCATTCTGTGGACATACAGATGGTTGCAGAACTGGTATTTTCGGGAGAGACTAGCCTCTCGTCTTTGCTGGTTTCCTTACTGGATCAGATTATAAAGGATGGCACAGAAGATGAGGTCTTCTCGGTGGTTAGTGTGATTGCTGAAATTCTAGTAATCTCTCCTTGTTCTTCTGATCAGTTTACATCATGTGGCGTTCTTGATGCAGTTGGTAGTATATATTGCTTGACATATTCCTCaaggatcaaaacaatgtgttccTTTTTGATCTTTAACATTTTATACTCAGCGAATGCAATGACAGTCTCCCAGGAAGATGAATGGCTTGCTCTTACCATTAAGGTAATCTTGTTTTATATGTCTTTAAGTTGAAATTTACGCAATTAGTTTTGGCCTTATTTTTGCTACGAGTACATTTTTTTGCAAATTATCTTTCCTGGTTACAAATAGCTTTAGGAATTTAGTATCCTCAAAATGTATTTCAGATAACAGGTTTTACTTCTTTATCTGTTTATATGAGATGTGCTGACAGTACACAACTAAAGAAGTTTGGTATAGTCTAGAGGATTTGTAGTGATAGATAACTTTAGTTAGGACTATTGAATCCTAGGGGTCCCGCAAGTGGTTTTCCAAGATCATACCCTTAGATGGGTTCATCAAATTTGATATGTTAGAATAAGTAAAAAACAGTCTCATCTCCTTTGTCCCAATTGGATCAAACCTAAAAGCCAATTAGTACTGATGTATGTCTTCTCAATTTATGTGATACTCATAAATGGATTAATTGCTCACCAGAAGTTGTTTTCCTTTTGTTCCCCAGTTAGTAGTACCTCTAGTTACTAATCACTTCTTCTTGGCAgttattggagtgtttcacttctCTTGATTATACATCAACTGACCAAGAACAGAAGATATTGATTGGGATATTTTGCCTTATTTTGCATCATGCAGCAAGCAAGGCGCTTATTGAGCCTGCAAAGGCCATAATCTTTAACAGATCACTAGTTTCTTTGACGGATGGTATAATACAGGAAGCTTGTGCAAAGGGCCCATCTTTATTTCAACACAATCAGGAGACAGACTTTGGGGCATTCATGATTTTTATACTTCAGCTAGTGTTTTTCTCTCTAAGAAGGTGTGCAACTAGTATTATGTGTTTCATTTTAATTACCTTGCATGTGACCTAATGGTGGTCTTTTTTACAGTTTGCATGCTATCCTAGATCCCAATATTGACTGGCAAGAATTCCTGCAACATTCAGATAATGTCCAGTCTTTCTCTGTTGTTGGCATCCCATGCCATGATTTGTGCCGTCTCATGCACTTCGGTCCTTATCCTATTAAGCTTATTGCTTCACAATGTATGTTGGAATTGCTTACCAGGATTTCAGATCAGAGGAGCTATCTTAATGCTGAATTAAGATGCTCTGCAAAATACATGAAGTCCATTATTGCAGTGACAGAGGGTTTAATCTTCAGTGAAGACAGTAGAGTTGCTGAAAATTGCGGTTCCTGTCTCTCGATGATCTTATGTTGGGAGAAATTTGGAAGCCAGGAGAATATGGTGATCAGAGAATCAAAATGGTCTAGGCTCATAATGGAGGAATTTGCTGTTGCCTTGACTGCTCCTGGTTTGACTTCAAAATCATTCAGTAATCAGCAGAAGATTGCAGCAAAAATAGCCGTGTCACTGCTTAAACTAAGCCAAGTACCAGAGTGGTTGACATCATTGTTTGATAGTACCTTGATATCTGGTGTAGTTGCTAATCTTTCTGCTAGGAATGTCACTGCAGATATTGTTAAGCTATTCAGTGAGCTTATGGCTAGGGGTTTTCTCACTCAAGAGCATATTGTTGCTCTACATAACTTGTTCCAGGTTAGTATCAACCCTAAATGCTCTTATGGTTCAGAAAAAGTATCAATGCTCTTCATAATATAGCGTTTAGGCCATAACTTGTTCCATTCATATGTAAAAAGTATCCCATATCTCATCGCAATTTCTTCGGTAAGGTATCTTGAGAGTGTTGTTTTTCCGTGTAAAGAAAATTGAAGATAtagctgccttttatttcactggCAGCAGAATGGAAACGACGTTAGCTGATAGATCTTGTGGATATGGATATGGTGCTCCCCGTTTGGAAGAGAACCTGTGCCAACTACATACGGAGTACTAAAGCACACAGCATTGCTTTGTTCCAGGCTTAACTATGACGTATCATGGCGCAGGTCTGCAGAAGACAACTTTACGAGGGAGGTTCGAGTTCGGAGTTGTCGGCGCAAAAGACTGAAGAAAAGGTGGCGAGAAGCTCCGATGACGTCCGTGCGTTGCTCTTTGGCATCGTGAtggatcagggtgcagcctcgTGCCCGTTGCAGATGGAGCAGCAGAAGCTTCTGTGTGAGATCGATCTGTTCTTCCAGGAGTCGAGCCAGCAAGAGCAGCATTAAGGCCCAGTAACTTGTTTCAGTTGTACAGCTGGCAGTATAGTTTGCAGCAATCTGGCAATGTTCATGTTATCTGAATTCTTAGAAGTTCTGGAACTGCTTGCATCAGTGTCGGTACTAGGTACGGCAGTCTGCGCAAATCTGCATGGAGCTGGATGGTGCACTCATAATCCGGGCCAATCACTTGTACAGAGAGTATGAAGTATGCAAATCTAAAACGAAAGAATGAATAGTGATCGTTGTAACTGTTTATAACTAATTTCGTGCTTTGTATTAGTTTGACAAATAAAATTTGCGTTGCTATTGTTAAAAATTTAAGGAAATTATTAACCATGAATTCAGGTGGATATAAGAAAGAGGTGACGCCAACATCCCCCATGATTATGAAGCCGCGCCCTTTATGAAAAGTGTCTTTGGCACATGAGCAGTGCTCTCGGTTTGTAAAAAAATTGAAAACATATTTTTCGGACTCCAAAAAATCTGAAATTAAATATGCGTATACATATACACATTTTGAAGGTAGGGTAGAAATATAGGAGGAAAATATGTTGTATATTAAGCCGTACACAAAATACAAATTTGGGACAATTTTTTATATCCTTATATACAGCCACCTCAAAATACAATGCAACTTCTATCAAAACTTGGCACGAGTATTCAAGATAGATGTATGTATTCATGGAATAAATTTAATACTTTTTTATAACAGGGAAGTGTATTTTTCAAATATTTTTAAAACCAGGAGAAGTGATGCTCACCTGCACCAAATTTGCTCTCCCTCGCAAAATTTGTCTCCCGGGGAAAGAACTTTTTTAAACAGTAGGCCTAGGCTCCACGTTAAATTCACAACGCCGACAACGACAAATACAAACGTGCTTACTCACAACTTAGAGGCAACCGACAACACAAGCGCACAGAAGATAAACACAAGAGCCCAGCTTGAGGCACCATTGGCATAGCCCGACATTACAAATTAAAACTATGGGGCACACATCAAAGGAGGAAGCAGCTAGCAATGTGCCATCGTCCGCTTCAGCCGACACATCAGAGCCCGTACTCCGCCATCTTCACCTCCGGAAGGGACCCCATGCCCCTCGCTCTGGATCAAAGGGCGCCGACCTGTCCGGAGGCGAATGAGTTCACCCTAGAACACCGGGGAGCACAGGAAGAATGCTACCAGGAAGAACCCAATAGAGACGCTGCAGGAGCTCCACCAACCGATCACCACCACCAAAGCTTCAATCACCATACCAGGCCACCGTTGCTGGATGAAGACGTACCAAAGACGAAACGACCGGAGTCGCCACGGACACCTCCGGTGAATTGCTCAACCACCGTCCCTTTAGTCCCCAAGATGGCGCCTCAAGGAAGGTGAACGACATCGCAACCCGCCGTCATCCGAAAGGGGAACCAGGGCTTTCACCCAAGACAGGGAGGGGTAGTGAAGGACGATACCTCGACGAGGCCTTCAAGAAGGAGCACGACGCCTGCAGCGCCGTCAGTGCTGTGGCCAACACCGCTGGccaagggtttcccccggtacctGCCCACACCGAACCAGCCCACCTTACACCTGGACCGACGGAGATCGCCAAACTGGTAGGGGAGAAGCAAATTGAGCAAGAAGAGGCTTCGAGCTTCAGATCTAGGACCAGGGCCGGCGGCTCAGCCCAACACCTGACCTCCGACCACCACCTCCTCGCCGCCCGCACGGTCGAGGGAGGGGGAGGGCACGCACCACGGACGCTACCCGCCGCCAAATCGACGCCGTCCACACTGCCTAGGGCCGCGCCCCGGCTTTCCGAAGCCCTCCACGCGAGCCAGAGCGGCGAGATCCCCGCCGCCACCTTGCTCGGTGCCGCACGGGCTTGCCCGGCAGCCCCTCTGGTGGCGGCGAGGCTGGGGGAGGAGGGGGGTGggaggcggcgctagggtttcgCCCCTACGGTCGCCCCCAACGGAGCGACACGGGAGGCAGGGGTGGTGGTGGTGActggtgtgtgtggggggggtgggggcggggatcGAGGGGGAAGAACTCAGGTGGCTGAGTCATCCCACCGTTGTAGGCGTGTGGAACTGTAGATACTAGGTTGTGCCTGTTGATACCGAGATTTCAAAATCGCGGAGATTTCAAAACCTGTcgtgaaacaaaacaaaaagcccTAATCGAAGAAGGTAGCTCTTCCGTTTCCCCAAATCCCACCGCCCCGGCCGCTCCGAACATGGCAACGAAAACCCCCAACCTTTCGGCGGCGGCGAGGTCTCGCCGGagcatgccgccgccgccaacgccaGCCGCCGCTCTGAGCCCTCCCTTCTCCCCTACCCCGTTGCGCGCCCGCCGTGGCGCCGTcgccgactcctcctcctcctcctccccccccGTCGAGCACCCATGCGTACGGCTCCTTCCCCTGCTGATTTCCCGCATTTCTCACGGGCGTCTATTTTCCCTAGCCCTTTGGTGTCTTGATTCGGTTTGTTGATCGGATCTTTGGTTCTCGCGGTCAGGTCAGGCTGTTGGAGTGGTGGCTGGCGAGGGTGGAAGGGGAAGAGCGGAAGCTCGCAGTCTGCGGGTACACTGAAAAGTAAGTTTTACACGCATCTCTTCTCAAGTGCGAATGAGTAAGTTCTGATACTTACAGATAAGCTATTGGTTGACAGGAACGAAGCATTCACCTCTGCACCCATAGCAAAGCGTCATGAGCCTCTTACGATTCAAGATGAGGACGGGGTTGTGGTGCTCCTTGTTGGTTCATTGAGCTATCCACGAATGCATGAAAATGGATTTTCTGCGCAGGTACGCACACTTTTTTTTCTTGTGTTTCTTGTTCATGAACGCCCATATAAATAAATTCATCCAAGATTCAAGCATGATCTGTATGTAGCATGTACATATATTAACCTCTGGTTGTGTTGTGTTGGCCTTACAATATCGAGGCTTATTCATGTCCAAAAACATCATTTCGTCATGCTGCTAATCTACTGCTCTGACAAATGACTTGGTCTATCACTGCAATCCGTGCGTGCAGATCTGCGAGAGGTTCATGATTGGATTTCCATACTGGTGGGAGACCTGGGATTCGCACATGGAAAATTTCCCGCAATTTTTTATCGATCCACGAGAGGGCTCAGCTCAATTTTACTTGCAGAAATTCCAGCTGGGCAAATTTCTTGAAACGTTAGGACCTTCATTCATCCAGAACCTTCTTAAGGATGATAAGAACAACACATTCAATGGGGCTGATACCTTCGCAGAGTGTTCAAGATTTGAGGAGTACACTTGTGGCAGTGATATCTCAACACAGGAAAAATCTGCAGAATCAAATGATGCCAGACCAGAACTTGTAGCTAGTGAGGTGGATAATGTGGAAACAGACTTGATTGCGAGCAGCCCTTCGCAACAAAAAGATAATGCAGACATTCATTGTAATTTAGTTCTTGGTCCCACAGAAGCGTGTACTAGCGATGGGACTTGCCAAGAGACAGGAAATCAGAATGATACCATTCATCCAGCAGCAGCGGAACGGGAAGCTGGTAGCCATCTTGTCAACTCCAATTTGATTTTCAGTAGGTCCCCTGACTGTATGCCCTGTGGCTTGGAAGATGAAAATACAAGTGCTGGAAACTCAGAGGGTATGGTGTCTAAATGTCTTTTAGATGCTGTACCACCTGAAAAGGATAATTTCTGCTCAGACATTGCCGGCACTTTGCAAGGTGTTGAACCCTTGAGTATGTGTAGGAGCAAAATGTTTAGAGACTGGTTAAGTTTTCTCGTGCCTATATTTCATTCGATCTTAATGTTTCTAAGAGAGTGgctgtttttttttttatttaGGTTATGAAAGTACCCCATTGGCTTCATTGAAGAATCAAGTCTGCTTGGAAGGAACTGAGCTCATCACAGTTACTCAGAAGGCAGTACCAAATGAAGATACATCAACTCCAGTTCATTCAGATGCGCAATCTCTGGAAAAAGTGAGTTTTAAACCGCACAGCTGAAAAATGTTGTATAAGTAATTGGTGTTTGAATCAAATATTTGCTACTATAGTATTTGTACCAGTTTGTTTGCTAATACAGTTAATATGCAAATAGTGCCTCTGCTAGTTTTCCTTTTCTTGTTGGTATGATGGTATCTCCCCTCATTTAGGACATTCTGAATTTGGCTTTATCAGGTAAAGTTGGGGGGGTTTGATTAGACGTGCTTGTACTCTCAAGTCACAAGAGAAGTTTATGGCATAAAGTTATGTTACAGAATAGTAGATAAAATTGTCACAAGGGTAACAATGGCAGTGGCCCAATTCTACATGCTTGCACTTTAAGCTGAAAACATTAAGACACCTAATTCAATCTAATAGCATGTTTATTTAAATTGTCTCCACTAATATAATCACATTCACAAAAATTGCATCAGTACGTTTTCAATGTGGTGTTCCTCTTCTGATATTTCTTGATGAATCATTTGTAATAACACAATTTATGTAGCATTACCTCATTACTAGGATGGAGCAGATTCCAGTTAATATCTTTCAAGTTGACGACTTCTGAGTGTGTTTATTGTGTGTGAACGTACTTTCTGTAGTGACACATTTAATCTGTAGAGTAAGTTATGATTAACAAGCCTTTATGCAGATTGATCTGTACCTCATGTATAAAAGATGAGTAAAACCAAATATTGTGATCCATTAAATTCCTTAGTGTGCAGAGTAAGGTCCTTCATACAGTATTTATCTTCTTATGATGACAAGTTCACATTAGCATATCTGAGCTAGTAATCTTAGTCGTTTTCCTCACGTTACATTGTGAATTTGCTGTCCTTTTACGTGGAAAAACAGATTGTAGGCCCAGCAGAGAAGCAAAAATCTGCACAGAAACTGTTGAGGACTCCTACTAAATCGCCAATGCCTAGAAGTCCTATTTTATATGTAAGTATGAAAATAGCTCCATACCCTTTTCTGTTGTTTAAAATTTAAAACATTGCAAGTTTTTTTCCATTAAACATTTGTTGCTGATGATTAGAGGGATCTGTTGTGCAATTGTCATGTGGTAACTGTTACCGAAGGTTGGGTCATTATATTGGACATACTTTAAGGACAAGGCGTTTTGGCACCCAGTAGCATATGATCCTTGTTTTTAAATGAGTTTAAAACACATTTCAAAATGTCAAACAATTCCGACAAAAAATGTCGCCCGCATACATCGCTAATTCTTGTATAAGCATAGCAAGTATTACATCAGTTTGCTACGCTGCTCTTGGACAAAGTGAATGACTTAAGTGCAGTTTTTTGCAACGCAGAACCAGTCTTACACCAGTTGTAGTTACCTGGTCATTATTTGTGATTGTTTTATTTGAAATACCATTAAAGTATGTTATGCCACTTTCTGGGATGGTTTTTTGTCCCAGTTTTACTGATTACATACAGCCTGTCTGCTTTGTGTAATTCTACTCTGTATAATTTGACTCCGTTGGCAGCAATTATGCTAGCCAGTATTTTGACTCATCTATATCTGTATTTATTGTGTTGTTCTTTGAAATACTTTAGGCACATCATCTTCCGCTGACTCGTGCAAGGGCCCACTCATTATCTATCTCAACACCTGAATCTCTCAAAATGAAAAAAACAAGATCAGGTATAATGCCGTTGGTCTCTGCTATTTAATCATTTACTTGGTATCCTTAAATATGAAGGGAATTGTTTTTTTTAGGTCGTGTGGTAGTACCCCCATTTGATCCAGGAAGCGAAAGGATTGTCTATAACATGGTTAGTAAAGAAATATCTTTTGACACTATATGATTGTGTTGTCTCCATGATGCGTAGTTTAATCTTGTTCATTGCACCAAAGTCCAAAACAAAAAGTGAATAATGAAAGAGATTCCTGCAAAAGGTTCCATATATTCAATACTGTAAAGAAGGCAACACGTGGCGATGGTCTGTCACATTTTCTTCTCACCGCCTTACATGTAGGACCAACCTTATCCTCCTTCGATTACATCCCACTACTATGGCCCAAGAGGCGATGTACTATGGTTGTCTTTATCAGGTTCTCGTCCTGCACAATTCGAGTTCAGTTCAGTACACTGTGCTCCATCCCAGTTctgctttttcttcttctttgtacAGAGCACAAAGACCAAAAAAACTGCATTGCACACAGTGCAAGTAATTTAATTACAATTATGAAAGCTTGTGTCAACTGCATACTCTTATTAAGGTTTTGTAGCCATGCACGGGCCCTTTACTAAATTATATTACTGTTCCACAATAAACAATCGTATTGCTAGGACTCAGAAGAACGATCAATGCAGTAGGTAATGAAGTGGGAGTGAGAGTCACTAGCACATTATAAAAACCTGAATATTTCCTATACTCTTATAGCCTTCTGCGCtgcaagttttttttttggcGAAAATCTGCAAGTTGTTCTTGACGAAGCAATGCATAACTTATCACATACTAGTGCAATGAAGATGCTTATCCTATGGTGTGATTTTCATGTCTTTAGTAGGACATGGAGGCATTCACTCACAGAATTTGGTGGATTCTATTTTTGAGAGCtttaaaaaaaattatttttaaCAAAGTATAGATATGATGCAGTTTTTCAATCTGTACAAACTTATGCAAGTTGAGATAATTGCTTGTTTCTTGGGACATGAGCCAAGCTACATCCGATATGTTTGTGATTCTGAGGAATATATTTTATCTAGCCCTTTCCTGTGCTCCGTGTCTTCCAGTTAATAACAGGATAATTTGGGTAGGATAAGGTTCAAAGACTTAGAGAGGCTCTGTGACTTGAAGAACGTCGATTATTTCACTGCTTGACTAGAAATGTTGAATGCTAGTCCTTTATGTAGGACGAATCAGCTTTGTCCCACAAGAGTCAGACTGTAGCTTTAATATCCTAACAGCCAGCTCTTTATTTGAATTCCGTTCCTGATAACACATTGCCTCCTAAATGCAATTGTGTTTCTTTTGTAGAATGGTATGATTTCAGGCGTATCTCCTGTGTCTCAATCACCTCTCGAAGGTCTGTTCAGATTGTTCACTGTCACATCAATATTGTTTCGTGGAGTACATCCTGTTTTTGAGAAACAACTGTTTGTAGGAAGCTCCCCCGCCAAATTGTCATGCAATGTAGCTTTGCTTCTTTGTAAGTATAATTTTGTTTGTGCTTTGCTGGCAGGGAGTCAtgcgagaaagagaaagagaagggcTCTCTGATTGACTTCCGGACACACTTGCTGCTGTTCGTTCAGAAGGCACTAATACTTCCAGGCCATGACATTTTGAGAAGGGCTCTCTGAGTGACTCCGGGGCTTGCATTTGCTGCTGTTCGTCAAGAAGACGCTAACACTTTGGGACCATACATTTCTCTGATGTACATGGAGTTCATAAGAATCTGTACCGGTGCTTCATTGGAAGCATATGTAACCAAGAGCTTAATTGGCAACCAGATAGCTTTTGATATCTTTGCCCGGTGCCATGGTCACAACTTGCTGCTCATGTTTGTGATGCATCCTCAACTGTAGAGGACTAGAGGCCACGCTAAGATCTCAGTTACCtcggtcaaaaaaaaaaaaaaaagatctcaGTTACCAACTTGAAAAAGGAGTCTTGACAAGTTGATATGAATGAAATTACAAGGTACAAAGTTTCTAGCTCTACATTTGATCTCCTAGATAATGACGCCTACTGAGGATCTATCGAATCCAGAGTCTTGCACTCTGTTTATCAGAGAAACAAATCTGCAGCAACCTGTATCTTCTGAAAACCAGCATTCCCAGCAAAGACTTGGGCCAGACGCATGGCAAGGGCTTCCACCACATCTGGTATGAGCAAGTTCAAGAGCACCTCGGTTTGCTGGCTTGCTGCTAGCAATATCCCCTGGTAATCACGGAGGATGATGCTTAGCTTGCATCAAACTCATTGTAGTCTTTGATTTTGCCCATGACACGATGAAAAAGCACCTCACATTGCGAGCATTGTTTCTGTCTCCCAGATCATGTACCAAATGGCTGTCGCTAGAATTAGCTTTTCAGATTTAGGAAAACTCCGTATTCTTTGTAGTGACTTGCATATCTCTTTCACATGTTGGCATTTTGAAAGACAATGTTCGAAATGGTCATCACGGTTGCAAAAATAACAGCAACACATTGTCGAGGTTAACTGCACTTGTATTTAAAATCATTTAGGAAGACAGTTATGAGCCATCCTCCAAAGTAGGAGCTTCGTTTTATTAGACACTGAGCTGCCCATAATTTTGTAGTACGTGCCTTGTACAGTCTTATGACATGGTGAAGATCCTTTGCCTGAAAAGCTATGTTCAGACCAGAATGCGCATGCGCTTGCTAACTTGTATGCCAACCTTCTATAGTCTTATACAAGCATTTCTTTTCTTTTCGAAATGGGGTATCCCAGCCCTGCATCAATGAGGAATTTGTTATTTCCTTACCGCTCCTGGTTTCACGTAGAGTCTTAAAAATTATTACAATTCATGGATCACAAAGGGTTTCAACACAAAAAATGAGCCACCGAAATAAAAACATTAACATGAAACGCCTTTGCATCATCGTCAGCACATCATCCACATCGGCTGTAAAAATTCTGTGCTACCATCACCAGTCACCTAGTATTCATAGCCAGGTGGGACTACATATATCCAATAGGTGGCTAAAGAAATAACCTGCAAAAATGATGGAAATTTTTTTCTGTTAAAAATGCAATCGTTACATACTCTCCATATTGCCCATAAAATAGCACAAACACCAACTCTAACTTGTGCTTTATTCTTTTGGAAACCCCGTTCAACAAATTCTCAAACATGTTTGTAATATTTAAAGGAGGTGGTATATTAAATGTCATGTAAATAATTGTACAAATCATGCGTGTGAATGGACAAGATATAAAGAGGTGTTGTATAGTCTCCACTTGTCACAAAATCAACACTTCACATCCCCTGCCAATTGCGTTTGACAAGATTGTCTTTCGTGAGTATGACTCTTATGTAGAATCACGTGAAAATCCTGATCTTCAGTGGTAGCTTCGTCTTTCAAATATACATTTTAAGGTAAACTATGTGGTCATTAAGCAAATTAATTTACATAGATCTAACTGAATAAAGGCCAGTTGGAGTTAGGCTCCATTTAAATTTATCTTCCTAATCTGGCGACTCAGGCGGCGAGTCTCTCATGCAAACTCCGGTGCTAGTTCCTGTCTCCGTTCAGGCTCCGTCTCTGGTTAGATCCCCGCCTTGTCCCCTTTGTGAGGCTCCTCTCCAAAACTCGGGGGAAGTTAGGGCTTTGGATCTGGAAGATGGATGATCATGGCAGACAGGCGGTTCCAACCGCCGCGTCGAATCTGGGTAGGGAAAAGAGACAGACTAATCAAGTTGGTGATGATGCTTCATCCTTCACTGGTCTTGGCGCCCGTTCATCGGGGATCTCTTCAATGTCTGAGCGTTTAGAGATCGATGAGGAAGAATTTGATGACCTAGTTTTGGAAGGAGAAACTGATGAGAGATTGGAGAACACCCGCCGGATGGTTGTTGCAAGAGTTCACTACCCCAAAAAAATTCAGTCGTGAGGCTTTCTTTCAGCA
This region of Lolium perenne isolate Kyuss_39 chromosome 2, Kyuss_2.0, whole genome shotgun sequence genomic DNA includes:
- the LOC127334254 gene encoding uncharacterized protein isoform X3 → MATKTPNLSAAARSRRSMPPPPTPAAALSPPFSPTPLRARRGAVADSSSSSSPPVEHPCVRLLEWWLARVEGEERKLAVCGYTEKNEAFTSAPIAKRHEPLTIQDEDGVVVLLVGSLSYPRMHENGFSAQICERFMIGFPYWWETWDSHMENFPQFFIDPREGSAQFYLQKFQLGKFLETLGPSFIQNLLKDDKNNTFNGADTFAECSRFEEYTCGSDISTQEKSAESNDARPELVASEVDNVETDLIASSPSQQKDNADIHCNLVLGPTEACTSDGTCQETGNQNDTIHPAAAEREAGSHLVNSNLIFSRSPDCMPCGLEDENTSAGNSEGMVSKCLLDAVPPEKDNFCSDIAGTLQGVEPLSYESTPLASLKNQVCLEGTELITVTQKAVPNEDTSTPVHSDAQSLEKIVGPAEKQKSAQKLLRTPTKSPMPRSPILYAHHLPLTRARAHSLSISTPESLKMKKTRSGRVVVPPFDPGSERIVYNMGVMREREREGLSD
- the LOC127334254 gene encoding uncharacterized protein isoform X2, whose translation is MATKTPNLSAAARSRRSMPPPPTPAAALSPPFSPTPLRARRGAVADSSSSSSPPVEHPCVRLLEWWLARVEGEERKLAVCGYTEKNEAFTSAPIAKRHEPLTIQDEDGVVVLLVGSLSYPRMHENGFSAQICERFMIGFPYWWETWDSHMENFPQFFIDPREGSAQFYLQKFQLGKFLETLGPSFIQNLLKDDKNNTFNGADTFAECSRFEEYTCGSDISTQEKSAESNDARPELVASEVDNVETDLIASSPSQQKDNADIHCNLVLGPTEACTSDGTCQETGNQNDTIHPAAAEREAGSHLVNSNLIFSRSPDCMPCGLEDENTSAGNSEGMVSKCLLDAVPPEKDNFCSDIAGTLQGYESTPLASLKNQVCLEGTELITVTQKAVPNEDTSTPVHSDAQSLEKIVGPAEKQKSAQKLLRTPTKSPMPRSPILYAHHLPLTRARAHSLSISTPESLKMKKTRSGRVVVPPFDPGSERIVYNMNGMISGVSPVSQSPLEGSHARKRKRRAL
- the LOC127334254 gene encoding uncharacterized protein isoform X1, whose amino-acid sequence is MATKTPNLSAAARSRRSMPPPPTPAAALSPPFSPTPLRARRGAVADSSSSSSPPVEHPCVRLLEWWLARVEGEERKLAVCGYTEKNEAFTSAPIAKRHEPLTIQDEDGVVVLLVGSLSYPRMHENGFSAQICERFMIGFPYWWETWDSHMENFPQFFIDPREGSAQFYLQKFQLGKFLETLGPSFIQNLLKDDKNNTFNGADTFAECSRFEEYTCGSDISTQEKSAESNDARPELVASEVDNVETDLIASSPSQQKDNADIHCNLVLGPTEACTSDGTCQETGNQNDTIHPAAAEREAGSHLVNSNLIFSRSPDCMPCGLEDENTSAGNSEGMVSKCLLDAVPPEKDNFCSDIAGTLQGVEPLSYESTPLASLKNQVCLEGTELITVTQKAVPNEDTSTPVHSDAQSLEKIVGPAEKQKSAQKLLRTPTKSPMPRSPILYAHHLPLTRARAHSLSISTPESLKMKKTRSGRVVVPPFDPGSERIVYNMNGMISGVSPVSQSPLEGSHARKRKRRAL